In Terriglobales bacterium, the genomic stretch CGGGCGCCACGGAACCAATGACGCACGATGTAAATGTTCATCTCGCCTTCCGAGTTGCGTCGTTCAACGATTTTGTGTCTCACCTCGATCAGATGTCGATCAAGTATAGGAAGAGCATTCGGGATGAGAGCAAAGGGACTTCCGTCCGGCCCGATGGAGTGCATCAGGTGTACTTCCAGGATCCGGATGGGTATTGGATCGAAGTAAATGACGACAGGTTCTAGGGGCACCGCCGTTTATGCCCGAACTGCCGGACGTCGTTACATACATCAACGCACTTGAACCGCTGGTCGTTGGTCAGACTCTCAAGCGAGTGCGACTCACTAGCCCTTTTCTTCTTCGAACCGTACAGCCATCGATTTCGACTGTAGAGGGTCGTGTGGTGCGTGAGCTGCGGCGAATAGGGAAACGCATTGCAATCGGTGTGGAAGGCGATCTCTGGTTGGTTCTGCACCTGATGATCGCCGGTCGGTTGCATTGGCGGCCAGCGGAAGCAAAGCTGGGCGGGCGTCAGAATCTGGCTGCATTCGACTTCCCGAATGGGTCACTGGTGCTGACTGAAGCAGGCGCAAAGCGTCGCGCATCGTTGCATCTCCTGCTTGGTGAGGAAAGCCTACGTTCGATAGATCCGGGAGGAATCGACGTTTTCTCTAGCGATCTCACGTCATTCCGTGCCGCGCTCACCGCAGAAAACCGGACGCTGAAGCGAGCTTTGACTGATCCGCGGGTGCTGAGTGGCATTGGCAATGCATACTCCGATGAGATCCTGTATGCGGCCCAACTGTCACCGATTGCATTGACTCACAATCTCAAGCCGGAGCAGTGGGAGCGTCTC encodes the following:
- a CDS encoding VOC family protein, producing the protein YVRDLQKGAEFYEKVLGLERISEPFKDGRHVWFRIGAHDQLHVVSGATEPMTHDVNVHLAFRVASFNDFVSHLDQMSIKYRKSIRDESKGTSVRPDGVHQVYFQDPDGYWIEVNDDRF
- a CDS encoding DNA-formamidopyrimidine glycosylase family protein; the encoded protein is MPELPDVVTYINALEPLVVGQTLKRVRLTSPFLLRTVQPSISTVEGRVVRELRRIGKRIAIGVEGDLWLVLHLMIAGRLHWRPAEAKLGGRQNLAAFDFPNGSLVLTEAGAKRRASLHLLLGEESLRSIDPGGIDVFSSDLTSFRAALTAENRTLKRALTDPRVLSGIGNAYSDEILYAAQLSPIALTHNLKPEQWERLFVATKSTLEHWMSILQAEAKNGFPEKVTAFREGMAVHGRYGEPCPRCGEKVLRIRYADNETNYCARCQTGGKVLADRSLSRLLKGDWPRTLDELEALKRK